In one Petrotoga mexicana DSM 14811 genomic region, the following are encoded:
- the glgP gene encoding alpha-glucan family phosphorylase: MDFISKITVVPKIPEKISGLKELSENMWWTWNYKAQALFENIDKELWESTQRNPVTFLKRVEQKKLNKAAEDSKFNELYQEVMKGFSDYMNENSNTWFRKTHSSFKEGEIAYFCMEYGLHESFPMYSGGLGILAGDHLKSASDLGIPLIAVGLLYQKGYFIQKLNSEGWQESIYLDYDFSDFPIIPAKDSNGDEIYVDIDLLGKKVFAKVWQLKVGRVNLYLLDTNLMQNDPEDREITSTLYGGDIEMRIKQEILIGIGGVKAVRKLGYNPSVWHMNEGHAAFLGLERIRELVQEHGLTFQEAIETVRAGNVFTTHTPVPAGNDVFSISLIDKYFGDFWPKLGASRQDFLNLGLEKQQSTEELFSMTILALKLSGRSNAVSRLHGEVSRKLWNHVWPGIEWLEVPINYVTNGVHIDTWLNPKLQESLKEYLGADWMSKIDDPELWEKIDNIPDHELWETHQQLKKELIEYIRKSIKAQRSRHGETVEQLEEVNQIGDEKALTIGFARRFATYKRADLIFSDEERLKKILNDPDKPVQLIFAGKAHPADKPGQELIKKIYEYSRKPEFQNKVIILENYDMDMARHLVSGVDIWLNNPRRPREASGTSGQKAGMNGAINFSVLDGWWVEGYNGKNGWAIGDNRDYEDLKLQDKIDSVSIYNQLEKQIVPLYYEKEESNVSKEWVSKMKESIKSVTSFFNTSRMLKEYTQKLYMPALEQHIRFSNDDFKLAKEFAGWVKLLKENWDSIKIHVKLDQDLTGVKNAEEEIGVQAEIYLPGIGPDSILPEVVFARLKDGKIANIRRYDMKLIKEVQKDTYLYSVKFKIEDRGEYGINVRVTPNNPLMPHKNYLMGLVKYPQ; encoded by the coding sequence ATGGATTTTATAAGTAAAATTACCGTCGTTCCAAAAATCCCAGAAAAGATTTCTGGGTTAAAAGAACTCTCGGAAAACATGTGGTGGACTTGGAATTATAAAGCTCAAGCCTTATTCGAAAACATAGACAAAGAGCTTTGGGAATCCACCCAGAGAAACCCGGTCACTTTTTTAAAGCGTGTGGAACAAAAAAAGTTAAACAAAGCTGCAGAAGATTCAAAATTTAATGAACTCTATCAAGAAGTCATGAAAGGGTTCTCTGATTATATGAATGAAAATAGCAACACATGGTTCAGAAAAACCCATAGTTCTTTTAAAGAAGGGGAAATTGCTTACTTTTGTATGGAATACGGCCTTCACGAATCTTTTCCAATGTATTCTGGCGGTTTAGGGATATTGGCTGGTGATCATCTAAAAAGTGCAAGTGATCTAGGTATACCGCTTATAGCTGTAGGTTTATTATATCAAAAGGGGTATTTCATTCAGAAGCTCAATTCGGAAGGTTGGCAAGAAAGCATATATTTAGACTACGATTTTTCGGATTTCCCTATTATTCCCGCCAAAGACAGCAATGGAGATGAAATATATGTCGATATAGACCTGTTAGGGAAAAAGGTATTCGCTAAAGTTTGGCAGCTAAAGGTGGGAAGAGTGAACCTATATCTTCTAGACACCAACCTAATGCAAAATGACCCTGAAGATAGAGAAATAACCTCCACATTGTATGGTGGAGACATAGAAATGCGCATAAAGCAAGAAATACTAATAGGAATCGGTGGAGTTAAAGCGGTAAGAAAATTAGGATACAATCCTTCTGTTTGGCACATGAATGAAGGTCACGCTGCATTCTTAGGGCTTGAAAGAATACGTGAATTAGTTCAAGAACATGGCTTAACTTTTCAGGAAGCAATTGAAACGGTTCGGGCTGGAAACGTTTTTACCACTCACACTCCTGTACCAGCTGGAAACGATGTATTTTCTATTTCTTTAATTGATAAATATTTTGGAGACTTCTGGCCTAAATTAGGAGCTTCAAGGCAGGACTTTCTAAATTTAGGATTAGAAAAGCAACAAAGCACGGAAGAATTATTTTCAATGACCATTTTGGCGCTGAAACTCTCTGGGAGATCAAATGCAGTTTCAAGGCTACATGGAGAAGTATCAAGGAAGTTATGGAACCATGTTTGGCCTGGTATTGAATGGTTGGAAGTACCTATAAACTATGTCACCAATGGTGTACATATAGACACATGGTTAAACCCAAAATTACAGGAATCTTTAAAAGAATACCTAGGTGCTGACTGGATGTCAAAGATTGACGATCCAGAACTTTGGGAAAAAATTGATAATATCCCTGACCATGAACTATGGGAAACTCACCAACAACTAAAGAAAGAGTTAATAGAATACATTAGGAAGAGTATAAAAGCACAAAGATCGAGACATGGAGAAACAGTTGAACAACTTGAAGAAGTAAATCAAATAGGTGATGAAAAAGCTTTAACTATTGGTTTTGCCAGAAGATTTGCTACTTACAAAAGAGCAGATTTAATATTCAGTGATGAAGAAAGATTAAAAAAGATTTTGAACGATCCGGACAAACCCGTACAATTAATATTCGCTGGTAAAGCTCATCCTGCAGATAAACCGGGTCAAGAACTCATAAAAAAGATATACGAATACTCACGAAAACCAGAATTTCAAAATAAGGTCATAATTCTGGAAAATTACGATATGGATATGGCAAGGCACTTAGTTTCGGGTGTTGACATTTGGTTAAACAATCCTAGACGTCCAAGAGAGGCATCTGGAACATCAGGTCAGAAAGCCGGAATGAATGGAGCTATAAACTTCTCAGTTTTAGATGGCTGGTGGGTTGAAGGATACAACGGTAAAAATGGATGGGCCATAGGGGACAACAGAGACTATGAAGACTTGAAATTACAGGATAAAATAGACAGTGTTTCAATATACAACCAATTAGAAAAACAAATAGTGCCTCTGTACTATGAAAAAGAAGAATCTAACGTTTCAAAAGAATGGGTATCAAAGATGAAAGAATCTATTAAAAGTGTCACGTCTTTCTTCAACACATCAAGAATGCTCAAAGAATACACTCAAAAACTATATATGCCAGCTCTTGAGCAACACATACGTTTTTCAAACGATGACTTTAAATTGGCAAAAGAATTTGCCGGTTGGGTTAAATTATTAAAAGAAAATTGGGACTCTATAAAAATACATGTCAAACTCGATCAAGATCTTACTGGTGTAAAAAATGCAGAAGAAGAAATAGGAGTACAAGCAGAAATATACTTGCCAGGTATAGGTCCAGACTCAATCCTACCAGAAGTTGTATTTGCAAGGTTAAAAGATGGTAAAATAGCAAACATAAGGCGGTACGATATGAAACTCATCAAAGAAGTACAAAAAGACACATATCTATACTCAGTAAAATTTAAAATAGAAGACAGGGGGGAATATGGAATAAATGTAAGGGTAACACCTAACAATCCTCTCATGCCCCATAAAAACTACTTGATGGGACTAGTGAAATATCCTCAATAA